From the genome of Pseudonocardia sp. EC080619-01:
GCAGCGGCGCGGCGTGGTAGAGCGGCGCGGGGGAGAGGTAGACGGTGCCGGGGCCGAACCCGTACATCGGCCCGAACAGCGCCTGGTAGGTGTCGCCGGGCTCGTCGACCTGACGGTCGGGCAGGGTCGGCTTGATCCCCTTGGGCCGCCCGGTGGTGCCCGAGCTGTAGAGCATGTCGGCGCCGCGCGGCTGGTCGGCCGGCGGCTCGGCGGACACCGTGGCCAGCGCGGCGTCGTAGTCCTCGTACGACGACGCACCCGGGATCTCCCCGCCGAACGCCAGCCGGACCGGCACGTCGACGTGGTCCTCGACGGCGGCGGCCAGCCCGGCGACCCCGGCCGAGACGACGAGCGCCTTCGCGCCGCAGTCCCGGACGATGTACGCGGCCTCCGGCGCCGACAGGTGGTGGTTCACCGCGGTGACGTAGAGGCCGGACCGCTGCGCGGCCCAGTAGACCTCGTAGACGCGGGCGGCGTTGTCCGAGACCAGCGCGACGACGTCGCCGCGGCGCAGACCGGCGGCGTGGAAGTGGTTCGCCAGCCGCGCCGAGCCCTCCTCGAGCTCACGGAACGTGAGGGTGTCGCCCGAACCGCCCATGATCACGGCCGGCTTGTCGGGCGTGGTGGCGGCGTGCGTGCCTGGGTACATCTCGGCCTCTCGTCGACGGCGGCGCGGCGCGGACGCGACCTCGGGGCCGGGTGCCGCACGGAATCTCCGCCGCAGATCCTGCCATCCGCGCGCCGCGCGCCGGTACGCGCCGGACTGGGAGTGCGCGTTCTGATAGGCCTCGAGAACGGACGAGGGGATACGCCCGCGCTCCGAGATCTTCATGCCCTGCGCGATCGCCCATTCCCGGACGGCCCGGTTCGCGGCCCGTTCCGAGGCGCTCGATCCGTTCGACGAGGTCGACGCGGGCCCGCTGCCGCGGCGGCCCCCGCCCGACCGGCGGGCCGCCGAGACGTACGGCGCCAGGGATTCCCGCAGCCGCTCGGCATTCGCGGAGGACAGGTCGATCTCGTACGACCGGCCGTCGACGGCGAACTCCACCTGCTCGTCGGCCTCCGAACCGTCCAGGTCGTCGACCAGCGTGATCGTCGTCTGCTGTGCCACGTCGTCATTCCTTCCGGGGGAATCTCGGGCGTCCGAGCGGAGGAATCGGCACCGCTGCGGGAAGCCGATATCCCCTCGGGAACGACCTGGAAGCGAACGGTGAACCTATTCCGGAGAGGACGATAAGGTATGCCGATGTTCCGTGTCGAACCCCTCCGGAAAAAGCGTCGGAGTCGTGATGCGGCACGATGTCGGCCCCGGCCGCGGGGCCGGGCCAGAACTGCGGATGCGGCGTACGGGTGACGGGGAATCGGCGGAAAGGCGCAGTTCGGGGCCGGATTCAGCGGGGCGCGGGCCACCACGGTTCGGCCGGGACGGCCGCGCGGGCCCCGTCGGTCGTCGAGATCCCGGTCAGGTCGATCCGCCGGCCGGGCCGCGGCAGGGCGAGGACGACGTCCTGGGCGGCCGCCGCCTTGCGGGCCCGCTCCACCGGCTCGTCCCACGGGTGGAAGCCGAGGTTGAAGGTCGCCCAGTGGATCGGCAGCATCACCCGGCCGCCGAGCTCGCGGTGCGCCGTGACGGCCTGCTCGGGATCGAGGTGGATGTCCGGCCACAGCTCGGCGTAGGCCCCGACGGGCAGCAGCGTGAGGTCGAACGGGCCGTGCTCGGCCCCGGTCCGGGCGTGCACCCGGCTCGGTCCGGAGTCCCCGCCGACGTAGACCGAGTGGTCCGGGCCCGCGACCTTCCAGGCCGCCCACTGGGTGGTGTTGCGGCGGAGCCCGCGCCCGGAGAAGTGCCGGGTCTCCAGACAGGTCAGGGTGAGACCGGCGACGTGCACGACGCCGTCCCAGTCCCGCTCCACGACCCGGTGCCCCGGCACGCCCCACGACCGCAGGTGCGCGCCCACCCCGACCGGGCAGACGAACACCGCGGAGGTGTCGCGGGCCAGCCGCAGCACGGTCGGCCGGTCCAGGTGGTCGTAGTGGTCGTGGCTGAGCAGCACGACGTCGGAGTCGGAGAACGTCGCGAGCGGCGCGACCGGCGGGTGCAGCCGTCGCGGACCGGTGAAGGGGACGGGCGAGGCGTACTCGGACCACACCGGGTCGACCAGCACCCGGCGGCCGTCGACCTCGAGCAGCGCACCCGCGTGCCCCAGCCACGTGACGGCGAGCCCGGCGGGCACCCGCGGGACGTCCGGCCGGGCCAGCGGCACCGGACCGGGCGGCACGCCGCGGCCCGCCCGGCTGCGCAGCATGTTGAGCAGCATCCGCAGCGAGGCCCGGACCCGTGGCAGGCCGGGCTCGGTGTTGGCGAACGTGCCGCCGACCGCGTTCTCCGACGCCGCGGCCAC
Proteins encoded in this window:
- a CDS encoding MBL fold metallo-hydrolase, encoding MPRLTRCSSRAALASPLLALAGLGLHVRRNMGARDAELRRVAAASENAVGGTFANTEPGLPRVRASLRMLLNMLRSRAGRGVPPGPVPLARPDVPRVPAGLAVTWLGHAGALLEVDGRRVLVDPVWSEYASPVPFTGPRRLHPPVAPLATFSDSDVVLLSHDHYDHLDRPTVLRLARDTSAVFVCPVGVGAHLRSWGVPGHRVVERDWDGVVHVAGLTLTCLETRHFSGRGLRRNTTQWAAWKVAGPDHSVYVGGDSGPSRVHARTGAEHGPFDLTLLPVGAYAELWPDIHLDPEQAVTAHRELGGRVMLPIHWATFNLGFHPWDEPVERARKAAAAQDVVLALPRPGRRIDLTGISTTDGARAAVPAEPWWPAPR